A region of Vigna radiata var. radiata cultivar VC1973A chromosome 6, Vradiata_ver6, whole genome shotgun sequence DNA encodes the following proteins:
- the LOC106764101 gene encoding mitochondrial outer membrane protein porin 2, producing the protein MSGKGPGFFSDIGRSGRDILTKDYNSDQRFTISSSANSGLDLKSTLVKSRGLSSGDVTAEFKYKNKVVNFKVDTESNVLTTFTVSDVIPYAKTISSIRLPDYSSGKFEVQYLHDHVAFTLGVGLTRSPAIDFSGTMGTPSIAFGAETSYSTSLAKFTKYNAGLCFKMPSSSASVILGDKGDSMKVSYLHQLERLNGGAVVGEISRRFSTNENTLTVGCSLVVDSQTVLKAKLNNHGNLGALLQHELTSKSFLTISGAFETKDLDKNPKFGFSLLLKP; encoded by the exons ATGTCAGGCAAAGGACCAGGTTTCTTCTCCGATATCGGCAGGAGTGGGAGAG ATATCCTCACGAAGGATTACAACTCCGATCAGAGATTCACCATCTCCTCCTCCGCCAACTCTGGTCTC GACCTGAAATCTACATTGGTGAAGAGCAGAGGGCTTTCCTCTGGTGATGTGACTGCAGAATTTAAGTATAAGAACAAAGTGGTGAATTTCAAAGTTGATACAGAATCAAAT gTGCTGACTACATTCACTGTCTCTGATGTTATCCCGTATGCGAAAACAATTTCTTCGATTCGTTTGCCTGATTACAGTTCTGGAAAG TTTGAGGTTCAGTATCTTCATGATCATGTGGCTTTTACTCTTGGTGTTGGTTTAACCCGCTCCCCTGCTATTGATTTTTCTGGGACGATGGGCACTCCCAGCATTGCCTTTGGAGCAGAAACGAGCTATTCAACAAGTCTTGCTAAATTTACGAAATACAATGCTGGTCTATGCTTTAAAATGCCAAGTTCCAGTGCTTCAGTAATTTT AGGCGATAAGGGAGATTCCATGAAGGTGTCATATTTACACCAGCTAGAAAGATTGAATGGAGGAGCTGTTGTTGGAGAGATTAGCAGAAGGTTTTCTACAAATGAGAACACGTTAACAGTTGGATGTTCATTGGTCGTTGATTCTCAGACAGTTTTGAAGGCAAAGCTGAACAACCACGGCAACCTTGGTGCTTTATTGCAGCATGAGCTAACAAGCAAGTCATTCTTGACAATCTCGGGTGCTTTTGAAACAAAGGATTTGGACAAGAATCCCAAGTTTGGTTTCTCACTCTTGCTCAAACCATAA
- the LOC106764340 gene encoding F-box/kelch-repeat protein At5g43190 translates to MKRNTHMIMSLSPATPRSAAAAAPPMDPKIWSKLPPEILEYILSFLPLKTFLNLRSTCKGFWPLIFSPSFVSKHSSPSSSSSSSSSSPFSSFLLLSHPQFHRHFPLYDCTLGTWRNISLSLSDSSLQCFPSLTTLVTSGGLFCLSDSLSCSLIVCNLLAKSSRKIQYPSLSLHLEHLTFVTTPTGYTIFVLCSEAATNCAFVYDSNVRTWKRFDGFSPVLGDNHHQKGVLFKGGLYFATPEPFSVVIFDLGSGRWEKPIGGLPSQLTFVRLVNDGEGKLYMIGGVGNNGISRSIKLWELGGDGNWTEVQSLPDLMCKKFVAVCYHNYEHVYCFWHEGMICICCYTWPEILYFLVSRRTWHWLPRCPSLPLKCSCGFKWFSFVPNLYASV, encoded by the coding sequence ATGAAGAGGAACACACACATGATCATGTCCCTTTCCCCTGCCACTCCAAGgtcagcagcagcagcagcaccTCCAATGGATCCCAAAATTTGGAGCAAATTGCCACCTGAAATCCTTGAATACATCCTCTCCTTTCTTCCTCTCAAAACCTTCTTGAATCTCAGATCCACTTGCAAAGGTTTCTGGCCTCTCATATTCTCTCCTTCCTTCGTTTCCAAAcactcttctccttcttcttcctcttcttcttcttcttcttcacccttctcttcctttctcttaCTCTCACACCCTCAATTCCACCGCCACTTCCCTCTCTACGATTGCACACTCGGCACGTGGCGCAACATCTCTCTCTCGCTCTCTGATTCTTCACTACAATGTTTCCCTTCCCTCACCACTCTTGTCACCTCCGGTGGTCTCTTCTGCCTATCTGATTCGCTATCATGCTCCTTGATAGTGTGCAACCTTCTGGCCAAGTCTTCTAGAAAGATTCAGTACCCAAGTTTGTCTCTTCACTTGGAGCATCTCACTTTTGTCACAACACCCACAGGGTACACCATATTTGTTCTCTGCTCAGAGGCTGCTACGAACTGTGCCTTTGTTTATGACTCAAATGTTCGAACTTGGAAACGGTTTGACGGTTTTAGTCCGGTTCTCGGCGACAATCATCACCAAAAAGGTGTTCTTTTCAAAGGGGGTTTATATTTTGCGACCCCGGAACCGTTTTCTGTGGTGATATTTGATTTGGGTAGTGGAAGGTGGGAAAAACCCATTGGGGGGTTACCGAGTCAGCTCACTTTTGTTCGATTGGTGAATGACGGAGAGGGTAAATTGTATATGATTGGAGGGGTTGGGAACAATGGAATCTCGAGGAGCATCAAGTTGTGGGAATTGGGTGGAGATGGGAATTGGACGGAAGTGCAAAGTTTGCCTGATCTTATGTGCAAGAAGTTTGTGGCTGTGTGCTACCATAACTATGAACATGTTTATTGCTTCTGGCATGAAGGGATGATCTGCATTTGCTGCTACACTTGGCCAGAGATCTTGTATTTCTTGGTTTCAAGGAGGACTTGGCATTGGCTTCCCAGGTGTCCCTCTTTGCCTCTCAAATGTAGCTGTGGTTTCAAGTGGTTTTCTTTTGTTCCAAATCTCTACGCTTCAGTCTGA
- the LOC106762946 gene encoding U-box domain-containing protein 4-like: MGTESYTYLGRNFSQLSINDASSSSAFSDCNSDRSGEFATASSQTRRFLITCATENSDDLIRQLVADLHSASLDDQKQAAMEIRLLAKNKPENRLKIAKAGAIKPLISLISSTDLQLQEYGVTAILNLSLCDENKEAIASAGAIKPLVRALSTGTATAKENAACALLRLSQVEENKAAIGRSGAIPPLVSLLASGGFRAKKDASTALYSLCTVKENKLRAVKAGIMKVLVELMADFESNMVDKSAYVVSVLVSVPEARAALVEEGGVPVLVEIVEVGTQRQKEIAVVILLQVCEDSVAYRSRVAREGAIPPLVALSQSGTNRARQKSEKLIELLRQPRSSNGGGLASEVAV, translated from the exons ATGGGAACCGAGAGTTACACTTACCTAGGACGCAATTTCAGCCAACTCAGCATCAACGACGCTTCCTCTTCCTCCGCCTTCAGCGACTGCAACAGTGACAGATCTGGCGAATTCGCCACCGCTTCTTCGCAAACGCGCCGCTTCCTCATCACCTGCGCCACCGAAAACTCCGACGATTTGATCCGTCAACTCGTCGCCGATCTCCACTCCGCCTCACTCGACGATCAGAAACAAGCCGCCATGGAAATCAGATTGCTAGCCAAAAACAAGCCGGAGAATCGACTCAAAATCGCCAAAGCAGGCGCAATCAAACCGCTGATTTCACTCATTTCTTCAACGGACCTCCAGCTCCAGGAATACGGCGTCACCGCGATTTTGAATCTCTCGCTCTGCGACGAGAACAAGGAGGCCATCGCCTCCGCAGGCGCGATTAAGCCGCTGGTTCGCGCGCTGAGCACGGGAACCGCGACGGCAAAGGAGAACGCAGCGTGCGCGCTGCTGCGGCTGTCGCAGGTGGAGGAGAACAAGGCGGCGATTGGGCGGTCCGGCGCGATTCCGCCGCTGGTGAGCCTTCTGGCGAGCGGCGGGTTCCGCGCGAAGAAGGACGCGTCGACGGCGCTGTACTCGCTGTGCACGGTGAAGGAGAACAAGCTCAGGGCGGTGAAGGCGGGGATCATGAAGGTGCTGGTGGAGCTGATGGCGGACTTCGAGTCGAACATGGTGGACAAGTCGGCGTACGTGGTGAGCGTGCTGGTGTCAGTGCCGGAGGCGAGGGCGGCGCTGGTGGAGGAAGGCGGCGTGCCGGTGCTGGTTGAGATCGTTGAGGTGGGAACGCAGCGGCAGAAGGAAATCGCGGTTGTTATTCTGTTGCAGGTGTGTGAAGATAGCGTGGCGTATCGCTCTAGGGTGGCTCGCGAAGGTGCGATTCCTCCTTTGGTGGCTTTGTCTCAGTCCGGCACCAATCGCGCCAGGCAAAAG TCGGAGAAATTAATTGAGCTTCTGCGGCAACCAAGATCCAGCAACGGCGGCGGTCTTGCGTCAGAAGTGGCGGTGTAA